In Calonectris borealis chromosome 8, bCalBor7.hap1.2, whole genome shotgun sequence, the genomic stretch GCAGGTAAGACAAGCTGCTTGTGCTGATGCTCACCACCCAGAGATGAGCATGGTCCCCTCCTTTTCCATGGCTCTGGGCctcaggagccagcagctctgtatAGGTGTCCTGCCAGAAGGTGTTTATCTCCAAGCTGATGTTTATGCCTCACCTGGGAATGGGCATCAACAGCACTGAGGCAGGTGCCAGAACACACATTCCAGATGCGGATGTGTCTATCGCTAGTTCCACCTCCAGTAGCTAAAACATTTGACTGCCATGGACACCATGCCACAGCCTGAAAGAAAAGGGTTAATTCTAAGTCATGCAAGAGGCAACCTGTGCACAGCCAGTGCTGCATGTCTGCCTTGCACACAGACACGTGCCCACACCTCACCCACAGCAGCCCTGCACTCACCTTGACAGCACCCTGGTGCTGAGTGAAGGTCTGTATGGGAGCAAAGTCTCCACTGTCTCCCTGGGTACATGGCCAGATGTTCACCAGGTTGTCATTGCCACCACTGGCCAGGTAGCGGCCATCTAGAGACCACTTGAGTCCACACACCTCCTGCGTGTGGCCAGCAAGTGTGGCCACATGATGCTCAGCCACTCTGACATCATGGTGGTGGATGTGGCCAGTCCGTGCCCCACTGCAGAGAGAGGGTTTGCAGGGTCAGGCTGGCACATATTTTCACCAAAATCCATTTTTGTGCTGTTGCAAGACTGCCATACCTGCCACTGGGTTTCAATCAGTGTTACCAGCATTGCTGGCCTGTTGGTGCGAGTGAAGCAGCCACAGAAGCTCTTCACAACTTCAGCCCAAACGGCAAGAGAGAAGAGAGGCCGCCTGCCCACAGTCCCAACAGAACAGGCTGAGTAAGAATCCCAAGCCAGGACAGAAAGTCCTCTCTGCCATCCCTAACCTGCAGCACTTTCAGATCTAAGATAGGAATCTGCAACAGCTGGACACTGCCCTTCACCCACCCACTGCTTTACCTGGAGAGGATGTAGCTGTTCCAGCTGAGGGACCCCACACGGGAAGAATGGCTGGTCATATTTCGGAGACGTTTCTGCTGCTGTATGTCCCATAGCTAGAGAAGCAGAGCAATAAGTTCTCCAGAGGATGAGGAAACCCAGCCCTGTTGCTTTGTCCTAGGAACCTCACTGCACAGACTCTGGCATTCAACCTTGTCAGTATGGGAACAGAGATCAATTTGTATCTCATGCCTACAGAACAGAAAGTAACTCCAGGCAtcagaaaaccccaaaactgaacCCTGCCTCACTGCTGCAGTTGGTCACTGGCACTGGCTGGATGTGGACATTTCCACCCCACACCAGTCAAGACAAGTCAGAGTGCACTGCGTCCTTCTTGTGCTAGCCAAGTCTCTGTCCCAAGGCCCCACAGCTCCAGCAATCCCTAGACAATACCTCTAGTTTTACCCCTGCACTCACCTGGACCTCAGCATTACTTGTGCCAACAGCAAGGTAGTTTCCTTCTTTAATCCATGACACAGAGGAAACATAATCATCTGGATGCTCCATCTGCAGCAGCTGGATAATCTCCCCAGAGGTGTGATTCCACAGATAGACAGAGCTGTCCAGAGCCACTGCCAGGAAGTTCTGAGAGCTCCAATCAATGAGATTCAGATCTGCAATTTGGAAGAGCAATACAGGTCACGCTGCGCTTACCTGGAGAGCCCTGCCCTTCACCAGTGTTGATGCCAGATCTTCCACCTGCACCaggggtgtgtgtgcacacacacacatacaggtaAGGGGCAGCCTTCTGGGTGTCACCATGCCCAGCTAGTGGGGTCAGGTAGCCCTGATCCAAGTCACCTATGCAGCATTCTGGACCACTGTTCCTATAAGGCTACACAGGGACACTCCAGAAGTGCTCCGTGCCAGCCTGGGTGCATAAGATGCTGAAACAGCCCCATTAGAGCTCCAGTTCCTTGAGCCACACCATCCTAGGAACTGCATTCTAGTGCAGAATGATCTCAATGCCCAGTACTCAACATTGCAGCCTACTTACAATAGTCATTGCGGATCTCTGGTGCGTCCAGGATCCGGTCTGGCATTGAGGGAATGTATCTGCCATTCTTCCTGCTGGATCCAGGTGTCATTTTCTGACTGTAGAGCACTTTCAGGTTATTCTGATAGCCTGTGTGCAGAGGAATAGATTTGTTAACCTGAGTTGCTGTTTCCTCCCAGCTGAGCGCTGCTCATCCAATTGGAAATCCCTTCCAGTGAAAATGAAGTCCTAGGAGAAGAGATGCACTCAGAAGAGCACAGTATGCTAACATCACTGGCAGTATGAACTGCTAATCCAGGGTGAGCTCTGATTTCCTAATTCACAGGAACAGGTTTAACTGACAAGGTTTTCTGTATCCCATTATGTTTAGTGACAGTTGAGCTACAAAATGCACAGCAGAGAGTTTGAAGCTTTTGCAGACATGAGGAAGGTTTGCCACCTGCAGTACAAGTGAGCAACTGGCAGCCATTTCAACTTTTGTAAATAAATTCACTGTAGCTGTTATGCAGCCCCTCAACCTCAGGAAACCTAAGGACGGAGACTCCAGTGTGCACAGGAGCTCTTAGAAGCAGCCAGTTGATCTCTCCTGTGTCGACACACAGGGCCTCTGTGTTGCTGTTCCTCTGCCCAGATCTCTCCAGTTGAGTCAACTCACACACACCCTGTATCATACCTTCTGGAGCATTCTGTGGCTTTCCACTTAGGCGGAGAATCTTTGCCTCTTCTATATCAAAGCCATTCAGATTCACTGCCCAGGCTTTCTGTTGCTCCTACAGAGAAAAACCACTCTTGGTGAGATGCATTTGAAACACAAAGCCTATGCTGCACTTAAaactgcagctggcagagcatacACCTAAGCCCCCTTATCCTCAAATCAGGTGTACAGCTGTGCTGTGGGAGTCAGCTACAGACAGGCAGGTGAAAGTAGTTTTTCTTCAGACATTGGCACACTGTCCTGCTCACACTGTCATACAGAAGAGTGGCAAATTCATTGTTTCATTGCCAGTGGGGAAAGCCACAGCCACAAGGGACCAAATGCTTCATAAACAGATTTCAGAACACAGCATACACATTCCAGAATAGCTCCCTGATTAGGCATTGTCCTAGAATAGCTACCACCAGCAGTTTCACTGTGCACAGGCTCACAGCTTCATGTCTCTGTAGCCTGCTATATTTTAAAGCCTCATTAGCCCAAAGTTGAATTTTGCTACTAGGAGTGGCAGACTAGAGTGAGCAGACGCAGAGGTGTAAGGCTCTGTGCTCTTCCCTGTGCCTAGGAAAACATCCCTACAGAGCACCTACGCTCAGGCTCCTGTCTAGCAGGTGTGTACCCATTCCATTTGCAGGCTCTACAGCTTCTACCTCATCCCAGGCTCCTGAAgcccagagctggaagcagtgaTGGCTGGGGCTGTCAGCCACTTGATAGAACTTACAGTTTGCTTCTCTGTAAAAGGCCAAGAAGAATTAGGTATTTGGTAATGATCACTGTAGTAATTGTAAATTAGCAACATGCTCACCTTCTTGGTAGGGGACTCCTCAGCAGGGTCATTCTCTTTGGTTAGGAGGAAATTGGCCATCTCCATCTGCATAGTGCTGCGGTTGGGAATGTAGCGATCCCCCCCGGCCTTTGTTGGGGTGCTCTGGATTTTGGATCCAGATTTACCTGCATTCACATgcataaatattgttttaaagcTATTGAACAGCCTGCATTCAAGCTTTCAAGAGACAACAAACGCAGCACTCTTCCACATCACATCTACCAGACAAGTTCCAGACAAGCAGGACTCAGAGAGCTCATGCCTTCCAGTCAAAACTAGCTCATATTTCTGGCCCCCCTTGTATAATGGCACTAAGCTCTGGTTAGAGACTGCCAGGAGACAACTCCTGGAGTCTAGTGCAACAATTTCAGAGTTCACAGATAAGGGGAGGATGCAAAAATACTATTACAGCCCAAAAAGCTGTCAGCAGACAGTCCTACCCACACTTGTCCCAACACACAGCTGTGTCAGCAAGGCTCAGCTCGGGGGTCAGCTGTTTACCCGGCCCCAGTGCACAGAGCTCTGCCCACCTCATGCTGGGGAGAAGGTGGGTGACTCCTAGGAGCCAGGCAGTGtagcccacctcctcctgccggACCAGCAGGCCGGCAAGGGCAGCCTGGCACGGAGCCCAGAGCCCCACGGCTACAGCCCGGGCGGCGCTCCCCGCACCCAACCTACGCCCCTGGTCGCCGCCCCTCACCGGGTGTCCTGGACGGTGTCTTGCTGGAGCTGTGGGACCGATTGACCGGTTTCATGGGCGACACGCCGGCGGCGGGACTGGGCCCGGGGTCGCCGCTCTCCTTTGCCTTGCGCTGCCACCGCGCGAGCGGCGCGTTAGGGATCGGCGTGTCCAGCTTCAGCAGTCCGTGCAGGTCCGCCTCGAACACGAACTGCGCCATGGCGCTGCGGGCGGACGGCGTCAGCGGGGCCCCGCGCAGGGACGCTGGCCGGGCTGCAGCCCTCCTCCGccgggtcccccccccggccgcTCCTCAGGGCCCTCTCCACCAcaggacagccccccccccccggccgctcTTCAGAGCCCTCTCCGCCACAGGACACCCCCGGCCCCAGGCCGCTCCTCAGGGGCCGCTTCACCACAGcctgcctcccaccccacccaAGGCCGCGCCTCAAGGCCCCCTTCGCCACCAGGGTCTCTCTCATAACCCGCTTCGCCTCAGGGCGCGTCCCCCACCTCCCCGGGCGCTCCTCAGGCTTCCCCCGGACCCCCGCCGCAGGGTGCGGTGCCGCCCGGCCCTCACCTCCGCTCTGCGGTTGAGGCTCGCGCAGCCCTACTCCGCGGCAGCATTTAAACCCCGCGTGGCCGCTCCTCCCATTGGTCGCTTCAAACCCAACCGCCGCCCGCTGCCATGGCGACCACGGCGCGCCGCGTCGCGATTGGCTTGGGCCGCGTGGTGGGGCGGGGCTCTCCCCGCCGGGCGGCTGCGCTGTGCAGCCAGTGGGTGAGGCGGGGACCGGGGCGGCTGGCAGCGCCGCTCCGCTTCCCTGCCGGCCCAGGGGCCGGGAGCGCCGCCGCGAAGGAGAGAGGAGGCCGGGTGGTTGCGCGGCTCGTTTATGTCGGGGCAGGGGGCGCCGCTCAGGGCGGCCCGCGCGGCTCCCAGCCGCTCATGAGCAGGTAGGACTGGTTGGCGATGTCGGTGCTGGGCAGCCGGCCGGCAGCGTGctccggcggcgggggcggcgcgcctgcctccccccgcgggccgggcagcacctccagcaggcagggcaggacggCCTCCTCCGGCGGCTGCTTGTAGAAGGCGTTGGCCTGGGGGGAGACAGAGGGGGCGCGGTGGGGGCGGCCCTTCGAGCTGCTCCCGTGGGGGCTCAGCCGCGGTGGGCTCTGCGCCGCCCCCTCACCTGGCCGTGCTTGCTGCTCTCGTGGAGGAAGCTGCCCAGTGCGCGGTGCAGGTCGGGGATGGGGGGCCAGAGCTTCTGCTTCACGTTGCTGAGTGCAAAGGCAAACCCCAGTCCTAGGGTGCCCTGACGCTTCCAGGCAGGGTGCCCAGGCCTGGTGCTGGAccacccccacctgccccaggcaCAGCCCTTACCTGTAGAGGGAGGGGAAGGTGCACcgcagccccaggagcactccTGTGAAGAGCAGCGGCACCACTGTAACACTCGGGATGATCCAGCCTGCATTGGAGGAAGATTGCTGGGACTGTAGCCATCCCCAGACCCGCCACCACCGAGCCCTTCATAGCCCTGTCACTCTCTGCCCAGTGCTCCCCATCCCCTTTCCAGCACTCTCATTCTCCTGCCCTTGGCCGTGTGGCTCCTCTGGCTGCAGCCTCTACTCCTGCCCTGTCCCTTACCGGCATCGGCCATGGCGTCAACCACGACAGGTTTGGACCAGGCGCTCCAGCTGCCCTGGTACCATGGCCCACTGGGCTGGGCCCGCACCTGGGCACGGTAGCGGGCGCCTGGCTGTAGGTCCAGGACTTCTTTCCTGGCTGCCCGCGGGACCTGCAGGACCTGCAGGGCAGAGCCAAGCTGGAGATGACAGCTGCTGCGGGGCGGCCGAGGGGCAGCGCTGGAGTGCGGGTCAGTCCTGCCTGACACCACGCAGGCCATGTGCTGGCAGCGGAGGTGGGCAGGGCTGCTCGGGGGAGCCCTGGCCATGCCTTACCTTCCAGTCATGGCTGTTCTCCACAGCGTAGCGGACCTGGTAGTCCAGCTGCTCCGCAAGTGCCTCCAGGGGTGGCAGCCACTGCAGGCTCAGCCGGCCCTGTGATACTGTTGCCTGCACGAGCTGCGGGGCATCTGTGAGCACTGTTGGGGACGGGGACATGTCAGTGCCATGAATGGGACATGGGACGCTGTGTCCCCCACCAGCTGGGCATGGGCAAGGGCAGAGGCTGCCCCCCTCACTGGGCCGGTGGCGCTGGGACTCACCAGCCTGGTGCAGCCAGAAGGGCTCCTTGAAGTAGCTAAGCGTGGGCGGCGCATGGGGCCGGGTGACGTTCACCAGGACAGAGATCgcgctgccagccctgggctggaAGGTGCAGGCATGGGTGCCCTGCGACCCCACGCTCGCCTCCTCGCACCGCTGCCATGAGTCTTCCCTGCGTGAGGAACGGGGAGCCGGTCAGCCCCACTGTGACGGCCCCACTCCCCTcgcctgctgccagccctgctctgggaccACCCTCAGAGCCGGCGCTGCCTCGCTTCTCCTGCACTTGCCCAGGAAAGCCATCACTGCCTGTAGTCGGAGGGGCAGTGTGGCCAGGAGTGGTGGTGGGGAGGTGTGAAGTCGATGGTGGTAGGGCAGGGCGCGGCACAGAGCTGTGTGACACAGTGTGGGATGTGGGACACTGAGCAGGGCTGGTGGTCCCTGGGATGTGCCACCCCGCTGCCTGAGTGCCACGTCCCGGCCATGCCCCTTACCTTGTGCTGGCCCCGCTCGGAGGTGCCCGGTAGAAGAGCTGGTGGGAGCCATGGGGCTCTGCGGGGTCCCAGCTCCACTCGCAGCGCACGTGCCGCAGGTCAGGGGTGCCACAGCACAGCCCGATGTCTCCTGGGCAGGCGagagccagggcagggagggggctgcttACCCCTAGCCCCCCAAAACCTGGATGCTGCACTTCGCctaccccaggacccccacctcTCGCAGCCCCAGGCGTGGGTGCCTCCCCGCCATGCCAGCCAGTGCCCTGGCGGTGGGGACAGCCGCTCACCGGAGGAGCGGGGTGTCTCCGCAGCCACTGCCTGCGACCAGGACCCCCAGACGCCGTCCATGGAAGTGCCGTCGGGCTTGCTGCGCACCTGGATATGGTACCTCACCCCCGGTTGCAGGTCCCGGAGGACCACCCAGGTGTTGGCCTGGACCAGCCCCTGCAAGAGAGGGGCAGGCTGGGGAGTGGCTGCAGCCCTCaaagccccctgcccagccctggcccctcTATgtacctgccctgctcctggcaaaGCTGTGGCTGCCCCAGCAGTGGATGTGTGGGCGCTGCTGGCTAGCCGGATGGAGGGGTCCCCAGGGCGCTGCCCGCTGGGGTCCAATGTGGTGCTGCAGGGCATCTctggggagctggcagggcaGCACCGCACCTCGTAGAGGAAGAAGTTCGGATAGTCGGCGAGCGGTGGTTGCCACGACACGCAgagctgccccgcagccccaggccAGCGGGCCGTGATGTTCACTGGGGGGGCGATGAGACCTGCGGGGAACGTGCCGGGGCATTTGCCCTCCTGCGGTAGCCCCTGTTTGGGCACCTCCTGATCTTGCTGGGGGACACTCGGCGgtcccccccagggctgcctcTGTGCCCAGCATGCAGGGCGTAGGATGCTGCCAGCCCCCATGGTGGGCAGAAGGGCAGGGGACCCAGGTCTGGGGACTGTCCTGGTGTCACACGGGTATTGCCAGGTGGGAGGGACTCACCTACCGCGTCCACACTGAGCTCCCGCCAGTACTTGGTCTGGTTGGTGGTGGTGTTCAGGACGCGGAGGTGGAGCTGGGTGAAGAGCCGCACGTCCTGGCCTGGGAAGACGCAGACATGCCGCATCCTGCTGGCCCCATGGCGCCACGTGGAGACCACGCATGCCGTGGGCGCATCCCTGAGGAACAGAGAGCAGGGTCCTGCAACACCCCATGCCTCCTGCCTGGGaccaggctggaggagaggggacCAAGGCCCCAACGC encodes the following:
- the CDC20 gene encoding cell division cycle protein 20 homolog, with translation MLPRSRAARASTAERSAMAQFVFEADLHGLLKLDTPIPNAPLARWQRKAKESGDPGPSPAAGVSPMKPVNRSHSSSKTPSRTPGKSGSKIQSTPTKAGGDRYIPNRSTMQMEMANFLLTKENDPAEESPTKKEQQKAWAVNLNGFDIEEAKILRLSGKPQNAPEGYQNNLKVLYSQKMTPGSSRKNGRYIPSMPDRILDAPEIRNDYYLNLIDWSSQNFLAVALDSSVYLWNHTSGEIIQLLQMEHPDDYVSSVSWIKEGNYLAVGTSNAEVQLWDIQQQKRLRNMTSHSSRVGSLSWNSYILSSGARTGHIHHHDVRVAEHHVATLAGHTQEVCGLKWSLDGRYLASGGNDNLVNIWPCTQGDSGDFAPIQTFTQHQGAVKAVAWCPWQSNVLATGGGTSDRHIRIWNVCSGTCLSAVDAHSQVCSILWSTNYKELISGHGFAQNQLVIWKYPTMAKVTELRGHTARVLNLTMSPDGATVASAAADETLRLWCCFEMDPIKKKEKEKANSAKSSIIHQGIR
- the MPL gene encoding LOW QUALITY PROTEIN: thrombopoietin receptor (The sequence of the model RefSeq protein was modified relative to this genomic sequence to represent the inferred CDS: inserted 1 base in 1 codon) — protein: MGRGEPPARLPELHSRHFPDKGITRRSCSSSRGARKGQARXQTGCGMAACLHRGWLLSLLPAVLLSLRSPPLAPEPVTSQDAALLAGVPEDILCFSRSFEDLTCFWDEEEEEEEAASRTCHLYYWYSRDAPTACVVSTWRHGASRMRHVCVFPGQDVRLFTQLHLRVLNTTTNQTKYWRELSVDAVGLIAPPVNITARWPGAAGQLCVSWQPPLADYPNFFLYEVRCCPASSPEMPCSTTLDPSGQRPGDPSIRLASSAHTSTAGAATALPGAGQGLVQANTWVVLRDLQPGVRYHIQVRSKPDGTSMDGVWGSWSQAVAAETPRSSGDIGLCCGTPDLRHVRCEWSWDPAEPHGSHQLFYRAPPSGASTREDSWQRCEEASVGSQGTHACTFQPRAGSAISVLVNVTRPHAPPTLSYFKEPFWLHQAVLTDAPQLVQATVSQGRLSLQWLPPLEALAEQLDYQVRYAVENSHDWKVLQVPRAARKEVLDLQPGARYRAQVRAQPSGPWYQGSWSAWSKPVVVDAMADAGWIIPSVTVVPLLFTGVLLGLRCTFPSLYSNVKQKLWPPIPDLHRALGSFLHESSKHGQANAFYKQPPEEAVLPCLLEVLPGPRGEAGAPPPPPEHAAGRLPSTDIANQSYLLMSGWEPRGPP